In one window of Duganella dendranthematis DNA:
- a CDS encoding cytochrome P450, whose amino-acid sequence MYNTIAAELRHIADLPGPRPWPLAGNLPQITPTRLHQDLEGWAKQYGPLFKISFGRTQMLVVSSHELVNAVLRDRPDGFRRPSITATVSDEMGGRPGLFLAEGTAWRDQRRMVMTALAPHAVKAYFPSLVAVGLRLQQHWQRAAREGRVIDLTEDLKRFSVDVIAGLAFGSDVNTIDGGEDVIQRHMDIVLPAVARRSMALFPYWRYVRLPQDRQLDASLLALNQSIDGLITIARARLAAEPERRVRPANLLEAMICAADEGGSGVDDVAVAGNVATMLLAGEDTTSNTLAWMLYLLQQNPAAMQKAREEVLRVAPDPRAFTIEQMDGLDYLDACAQEAMRLKPVAPFIPMEALRDSVVGDVQVPKGSLVWCVMRNDSVSNDFVADAADFHPERWLAGAAQPMNKQVSMPFGAGVRTCPGRYLALLEIKLASAMLLSSFDIASIGTASGAEPQELDGFTMSPIGLQMRL is encoded by the coding sequence ATGTACAACACCATCGCAGCCGAACTTCGCCACATCGCCGACCTGCCCGGACCACGTCCATGGCCACTGGCCGGCAACCTGCCGCAGATAACGCCGACGCGCCTGCATCAGGACCTGGAGGGCTGGGCCAAGCAATACGGCCCGCTGTTCAAGATCAGCTTTGGCCGCACGCAGATGCTGGTGGTGTCGTCGCATGAATTGGTGAATGCGGTGCTACGCGACCGGCCGGATGGCTTCCGCCGCCCGTCCATCACGGCAACCGTGTCGGATGAAATGGGCGGCCGTCCCGGCTTGTTCCTGGCCGAAGGCACGGCGTGGCGCGACCAGCGGCGCATGGTGATGACGGCGCTGGCGCCGCATGCGGTGAAGGCGTATTTCCCGTCGCTGGTGGCGGTGGGCCTGCGGCTGCAACAGCACTGGCAGCGGGCCGCACGCGAGGGCCGCGTCATCGACCTGACCGAAGACTTGAAGCGCTTCAGCGTCGACGTCATCGCCGGGCTGGCGTTTGGCAGCGACGTCAATACCATCGACGGCGGCGAGGATGTGATCCAGCGTCATATGGATATTGTGCTGCCGGCGGTGGCGCGCCGTTCGATGGCGTTGTTCCCTTACTGGCGCTATGTCAGGCTGCCGCAGGACCGTCAACTGGACGCCAGCCTGCTGGCGCTGAACCAGTCCATCGATGGCCTGATCACCATCGCCCGCGCGCGGCTGGCGGCCGAGCCGGAGCGGCGTGTGCGTCCTGCCAATCTGCTGGAGGCGATGATCTGCGCGGCCGATGAAGGCGGCAGCGGTGTCGATGACGTGGCGGTGGCCGGCAACGTCGCCACCATGCTGCTGGCCGGTGAGGACACCACCAGCAACACGCTGGCGTGGATGCTCTACCTTTTGCAGCAGAATCCCGCTGCGATGCAAAAGGCGCGTGAAGAAGTGCTGCGCGTGGCGCCCGATCCGCGCGCGTTCACCATCGAGCAAATGGATGGACTGGATTATCTCGACGCCTGCGCGCAGGAAGCCATGCGCCTCAAGCCGGTGGCGCCGTTCATACCCATGGAGGCGCTGCGCGACAGCGTGGTCGGCGATGTGCAAGTGCCCAAGGGCAGCCTGGTATGGTGCGTGATGCGGAACGACAGCGTATCCAACGACTTCGTCGCCGACGCCGCCGATTTCCATCCCGAACGCTGGCTGGCCGGCGCCGCACAGCCGATGAACAAGCAGGTATCGATGCCCTTCGGCGCCGGCGTGCGCACCTGTCCGGGACGTTATCTGGCGCTACTGGAAATCAAACTCGCCAGCGCGATGCTGCTATCGAGCTTCGACATCGCCTCAATCGGCACCGCCAGCGGCGCGGAACCACAGGAACTTGATGGCTTTACCATGTCGCCAATCGGCTTGCAGATGCGGCTTTGA
- a CDS encoding BrnA antitoxin family protein: protein MRKDYDFSKGQHGSVLSTEGKTHTSIWLDDDVYAFFCTKAQAQAQGRGYQGLINDALRETMKHSAIPPQESEHS from the coding sequence ATGCGCAAAGATTATGATTTCAGCAAAGGACAACACGGTTCCGTATTATCCACAGAAGGAAAAACCCACACCTCAATCTGGCTGGATGATGACGTCTACGCCTTCTTCTGCACCAAAGCACAGGCACAGGCACAGGGACGTGGTTATCAAGGCTTGATTAACGACGCTTTAAGAGAAACGATGAAACACAGCGCGATACCTCCCCAGGAATCTGAACACTCCTGA
- a CDS encoding phytanoyl-CoA dioxygenase family protein, whose translation MKQGYTTLPDMLTPAHLQALDAALGAAPENSRRMLQLGWCRELAEEVRMQLIASGLISADYVAVQCTYFEKSRGHNWLVALHQDLSIPVKMRIEHASLSGWSEKDGALFVQPPVAVLEQLLALRLHIDTCGPEDGALKVIPGSHLNGRLDENDKARAKAGAEAVLCPVAQGAGMAMRPLLLHASSKATGSSRRRVLHFLFGPPALPFGLEWA comes from the coding sequence GTGAAGCAAGGTTACACCACGCTGCCAGACATGCTCACGCCCGCGCACTTACAGGCGCTGGATGCGGCGCTTGGCGCAGCGCCCGAGAACTCGCGGCGGATGTTGCAGCTGGGCTGGTGCAGAGAGCTGGCCGAAGAAGTGCGCATGCAGCTGATTGCCAGCGGTCTGATTTCAGCAGACTATGTCGCCGTCCAATGCACCTACTTCGAGAAATCGCGCGGCCATAACTGGCTGGTGGCGCTGCATCAGGATTTGAGCATTCCCGTCAAAATGCGGATCGAGCATGCGTCGTTAAGCGGCTGGTCGGAAAAGGATGGCGCGCTGTTTGTGCAGCCGCCGGTGGCAGTGCTGGAGCAGCTGCTGGCGCTACGCCTGCATATCGACACATGCGGGCCGGAAGACGGCGCGCTGAAAGTCATCCCCGGCTCGCACCTGAACGGACGGCTGGACGAGAACGACAAGGCGCGGGCGAAAGCCGGCGCGGAGGCGGTGTTATGTCCGGTCGCCCAAGGCGCCGGCATGGCGATGCGCCCGTTGCTGCTGCACGCATCGTCCAAAGCGACCGGCAGCAGCCGCAGGCGCGTGCTGCATTTTCTGTTCGGCCCACCCGCACTGCCCTTCGGCCTGGAGTGGGCCTGA
- the eda gene encoding bifunctional 4-hydroxy-2-oxoglutarate aldolase/2-dehydro-3-deoxy-phosphogluconate aldolase produces MTMTLLDIMRTSAVIPVIAIDDPEHAVPLAKALVAGGIRVLEVTLRTKHGLGAIKAMSAVEGAIVGVGTLTQPEEFAAARDAGAVFGVSPGLTAALIAAAKSSGLPLLPGVMTPSEVMAAREQGFRQLKLFPAVPAGGVGMLSAINGPLPDVTFCPTGGISQETASQFLALKNVACVGGSWLTPKDAIAAGDWGRITDLAKAASGLR; encoded by the coding sequence ATGACCATGACTCTGCTCGACATTATGCGTACCTCGGCCGTGATCCCTGTGATCGCGATTGACGACCCTGAACATGCCGTGCCGCTGGCGAAAGCGCTGGTGGCCGGCGGCATCCGCGTGCTGGAAGTCACGCTGCGCACCAAGCATGGCCTGGGCGCGATCAAGGCGATGAGCGCGGTGGAAGGCGCCATCGTCGGCGTCGGCACGCTGACGCAGCCGGAAGAATTTGCCGCCGCGCGCGATGCGGGTGCGGTGTTCGGCGTGTCGCCTGGTTTGACGGCCGCGCTGATCGCTGCCGCCAAGAGCAGCGGCCTGCCGCTGCTGCCGGGCGTGATGACGCCGTCGGAAGTGATGGCGGCGCGTGAACAAGGCTTCCGTCAACTGAAGCTGTTCCCGGCGGTGCCGGCGGGCGGCGTTGGCATGCTGAGCGCGATCAACGGCCCGCTGCCGGACGTCACCTTCTGCCCGACCGGCGGCATCTCGCAAGAGACGGCGTCGCAATTCCTTGCGCTGAAGAACGTCGCCTGCGTGGGTGGTTCGTGGCTGACGCCAAAAGACGCCATCGCCGCCGGCGACTGGGGCCGCATCACCGACCTGGCAAAAGCCGCCAGCGGCCTGCGTTAA
- the edd gene encoding phosphogluconate dehydratase, with amino-acid sequence MALHPVLETVTNRIIQRSKPSRGAYLAHLEAARVKGGPQRGTLACTNLAHGFAAFPANDKLVLKEIKKPSVAIISAYNDMLSAHQPFERYPEIIKQAVREVGAVAQFAGGTPAMCDGVTQGQPGMELSLFSRDAIAMSAAIALSHNMFDSAVYLGVCDKIVPGLLIGALHFGHLPAVFVPAGPMTTGLSNSEKAKIRQLYAQGKVGRAELLEGESQSYHGAGTCTFYGTANSNQMLMEVMGLHLPGAAFITPNTPLRDELTKAAAQRAAVISDQGNEYIPVGHVVDEKAIVNAIVALLATGGSTNHTLHLPAIAKAAGIVIDWNDFDELSKVVPLLCRIYPNGEADVNHFHAAGSTGFVIRELLAAGLLHDDVTTILGKGLSKHCAEPFLGEGAPGNEGVVFKPSPAESGDEKVLRKHDNPFSPDGGMVLVQGNLGRAVMKVSAVKPHHRTVEAPALVFNSQEDFMDAYKTGQLDRDFVAVLRFQGPRANGMPELHALTPALANLQDAGRKVALVTDGRMSGASGKVPAAIHVSPEILAGGPLGLVRDGDIIKVCAETGTLEALVDSAVWHARSMAHADMSINQIGMGRELFSMFRNSVCEAEKGATTFPLPSPIGTTVGLHDKEPVGNTVPGSDEDFSTKKAT; translated from the coding sequence ATGGCGTTGCATCCAGTCCTGGAAACTGTCACCAATCGCATTATTCAGCGTAGCAAACCTTCGCGCGGCGCGTATCTGGCGCATCTCGAAGCGGCCCGCGTCAAAGGCGGCCCGCAGCGCGGCACGCTGGCCTGTACCAATCTGGCACACGGCTTTGCCGCTTTCCCCGCCAACGATAAATTGGTGCTGAAAGAGATCAAGAAGCCATCGGTGGCGATTATTTCGGCCTACAACGACATGCTGTCGGCGCACCAGCCGTTCGAGCGTTACCCTGAAATTATCAAACAAGCCGTGCGGGAAGTCGGTGCGGTGGCGCAGTTTGCCGGCGGTACGCCTGCCATGTGCGACGGCGTCACGCAGGGACAGCCTGGCATGGAGTTGTCGCTGTTCTCGCGTGACGCGATTGCCATGTCGGCCGCCATCGCGCTGTCGCACAATATGTTCGACTCGGCGGTGTACCTGGGCGTGTGCGACAAAATCGTGCCGGGCCTGTTGATCGGCGCGCTGCACTTCGGCCATCTGCCGGCGGTGTTCGTGCCGGCCGGTCCGATGACCACCGGCTTGTCGAATTCCGAGAAAGCCAAGATTCGCCAGCTGTACGCGCAGGGCAAGGTCGGTCGCGCCGAACTGCTGGAAGGCGAGTCGCAGTCCTACCACGGCGCCGGCACCTGTACTTTCTACGGCACCGCCAACAGCAATCAGATGCTGATGGAAGTCATGGGCCTGCACCTGCCGGGCGCCGCGTTCATCACGCCGAACACGCCGCTGCGGGATGAACTGACCAAGGCTGCCGCACAACGCGCTGCCGTCATTTCGGACCAGGGCAACGAATACATCCCGGTCGGCCATGTGGTCGACGAGAAGGCCATCGTTAATGCGATCGTCGCGCTGCTGGCCACCGGCGGTTCCACCAATCACACGCTGCACCTGCCGGCCATCGCCAAGGCAGCCGGCATCGTGATCGACTGGAACGACTTCGACGAGCTGTCGAAAGTGGTGCCGCTGCTGTGCCGCATCTACCCGAACGGCGAAGCGGACGTGAACCACTTCCACGCTGCCGGTAGCACTGGTTTCGTGATCCGCGAACTGCTGGCCGCTGGCCTGCTGCACGACGACGTCACCACCATCCTGGGCAAGGGCCTGAGCAAGCACTGCGCCGAGCCGTTCCTCGGCGAAGGCGCGCCAGGTAATGAAGGCGTGGTGTTCAAGCCATCGCCGGCCGAATCGGGCGACGAAAAAGTGCTGCGCAAGCACGACAATCCATTCTCGCCGGATGGCGGCATGGTGCTGGTGCAGGGTAACCTGGGCCGCGCCGTGATGAAGGTATCGGCGGTCAAGCCGCATCACCGCACGGTGGAAGCGCCGGCGCTGGTGTTCAATTCGCAGGAAGACTTCATGGACGCGTACAAGACCGGTCAGCTGGACCGCGACTTCGTGGCGGTGCTGCGCTTCCAGGGCCCGCGCGCCAATGGCATGCCGGAACTGCACGCGCTGACCCCGGCGCTGGCCAACCTGCAAGACGCCGGCCGCAAAGTGGCGCTGGTGACCGACGGCCGCATGTCGGGCGCGTCGGGCAAAGTGCCGGCGGCGATCCACGTGTCGCCGGAGATCCTGGCCGGTGGTCCACTGGGCCTGGTGCGCGATGGCGATATCATCAAGGTGTGCGCCGAAACCGGCACGCTGGAAGCGCTGGTCGATTCGGCCGTGTGGCACGCGCGCTCGATGGCGCATGCCGACATGTCGATCAACCAGATCGGCATGGGCCGCGAACTGTTCTCGATGTTCCGCAACAGCGTGTGCGAAGCCGAGAAGGGCGCGACCACGTTCCCGCTGCCGTCGCCGATCGGCACCACGGTGGGCCTGCATGACAAAGAACCGGTCGGTAACACCGTGCCGGGTTCCGACGAAGATTTCTCGACGAAGAAAGCAACCTAA
- the pgi gene encoding glucose-6-phosphate isomerase → MRQPALTSTASFQALASHAVDAKQWQLRQLFASDAQRFPKLTVDAAGLFLDYSKNRLDATTVGLLLDLARERGVEAQRDAMLRGEKINLTEQRAVLHTALRMPRGKTLVVDGQDVNADVHAVLDHVKEFTDRVRNGQWLGYSGKPITDIVNVGIGGSDLGPKMAVLALRSYAHPRLKMHFVSNVDGHDMDAALAQVNPETTLFIIASKTFTTAETMLNATSARNWFLQNGGTADNLAKHFVAVSTNTKAVAEFGIDTANMFPFWDWVGGRYSVWSAIGLSVALAVGFGYFSDFLAGAHAMDEHFREAPLEQNMPVLLAMTGFWNRQFLDCGSLSIAPYHQDLNRFAAYLQQLDMESNGKRVTRNGAAVDTPTCPVVWGECGTNAQHAYFQLLHQGTDIVPIDFIAALRATHDLPGHHDALLANCFAQSEAFMTGKTADEVRADLAGQNLSDDQIDALVPHKTFPGNRPSNTILMDQLTPGALGALIALYEHKTFVQGVIWDVNSFDQWGVELGKVLAKNIQSELTGEVKPERHDSSTNGLIFMAKAAQHI, encoded by the coding sequence ATGCGCCAGCCTGCACTCACTTCCACTGCCAGCTTCCAAGCCCTCGCATCCCACGCCGTCGACGCCAAACAATGGCAATTGCGCCAGTTGTTCGCCAGCGACGCCCAACGTTTCCCGAAACTGACGGTCGATGCGGCGGGCCTGTTCCTGGACTACTCCAAGAACCGACTGGACGCCACCACCGTCGGCCTGCTGCTGGACCTGGCCCGCGAGCGCGGCGTGGAAGCCCAGCGCGACGCCATGCTGCGTGGCGAGAAGATCAATCTTACCGAACAACGGGCCGTACTGCACACTGCGTTGCGCATGCCGCGCGGCAAGACGCTGGTGGTGGACGGCCAGGACGTCAACGCCGACGTCCATGCGGTGCTGGATCACGTTAAGGAATTCACCGACCGTGTGCGCAACGGTCAGTGGCTGGGCTACAGCGGCAAGCCGATCACCGACATCGTCAACGTCGGCATCGGCGGCTCGGACCTGGGACCGAAAATGGCGGTGCTGGCGCTTCGTTCGTACGCGCATCCTCGCCTGAAAATGCACTTCGTCTCCAACGTCGACGGCCATGACATGGATGCGGCGCTGGCGCAGGTCAATCCTGAAACCACGCTGTTCATCATCGCCTCCAAGACCTTTACCACCGCCGAGACCATGCTGAATGCCACCAGCGCGCGCAACTGGTTCCTGCAAAACGGCGGCACGGCGGACAATCTGGCCAAACACTTCGTGGCCGTCTCCACCAACACCAAGGCAGTGGCGGAATTCGGCATCGACACCGCCAATATGTTCCCGTTCTGGGACTGGGTCGGCGGCCGTTACTCGGTGTGGTCGGCGATTGGCTTGTCGGTGGCGCTGGCGGTGGGCTTCGGCTACTTCAGCGACTTCCTGGCAGGCGCGCACGCCATGGACGAACACTTCCGCGAAGCGCCGCTGGAACAGAACATGCCGGTGCTGCTGGCGATGACCGGCTTCTGGAACCGCCAGTTCCTCGACTGCGGCTCACTGTCGATCGCGCCCTACCACCAGGACCTGAACCGCTTTGCCGCTTACCTGCAACAGCTGGACATGGAATCCAACGGCAAGCGCGTGACCCGCAACGGCGCCGCAGTGGATACGCCCACCTGCCCGGTGGTGTGGGGCGAGTGCGGCACCAACGCACAGCACGCGTACTTCCAGCTGCTGCACCAGGGCACCGACATCGTGCCGATCGACTTCATCGCCGCACTGCGCGCCACGCATGACCTGCCGGGCCATCACGATGCCCTGCTGGCCAACTGCTTCGCGCAATCGGAAGCCTTCATGACCGGCAAAACCGCCGACGAAGTGCGCGCCGACCTGGCCGGCCAGAACCTGAGCGACGACCAGATCGACGCACTGGTGCCGCACAAGACCTTCCCTGGCAACCGTCCATCCAACACCATCCTGATGGACCAGCTGACGCCGGGCGCTCTGGGCGCCTTGATCGCGCTGTACGAGCACAAGACCTTTGTGCAGGGCGTGATCTGGGACGTCAACAGCTTTGACCAGTGGGGCGTGGAGCTGGGCAAAGTCCTGGCCAAGAACATCCAGTCGGAACTGACCGGCGAAGTCAAACCGGAACGTCACGACAGCTCGACCAATGGCCTGATCTTCATGGCGAAGGCGGCGCAACACATATGA
- a CDS encoding SMP-30/gluconolactonase/LRE family protein, translating into MITVAYDEVMQTGECPLWHPQEQALYWVDIPAFTVHRLAPATGAHRAWKLASEPATLAISDQGGLIVAMRSGFAHLDTSSDEVKLTEIIVAPYDQSITRFNDGHVDPAGRFWVGTIYEPRDKPAAEMYVLEQGKLRQAWAGGMTNSNGLGFSPDQKTMYHADTAAHRVSRYDYDISTGTVSNQQLLHQFSADKENNYGGRPDGAAVDSEGNYWVAMFEGARIAKLSPQGDLLDEIKLPVRCPTMPAFGGPDLRTLYVTSAGARPAAELEQYPLSGKLLAIQMDVAGRVEPSYKQ; encoded by the coding sequence ATGATCACGGTAGCCTACGATGAAGTAATGCAAACCGGTGAATGCCCGTTGTGGCATCCGCAGGAACAGGCGCTGTACTGGGTGGACATTCCCGCCTTTACCGTGCACCGTCTCGCCCCGGCCACTGGCGCACACCGCGCGTGGAAGCTGGCCAGCGAACCGGCCACGCTGGCCATCAGCGACCAGGGCGGCCTGATCGTCGCCATGCGCAGCGGCTTCGCGCATCTGGACACCAGCAGCGACGAAGTCAAACTGACCGAGATTATCGTGGCGCCGTACGACCAATCGATTACCCGCTTCAACGACGGCCACGTCGATCCTGCGGGCCGCTTCTGGGTCGGCACCATCTACGAGCCGCGCGACAAGCCGGCCGCCGAGATGTACGTGCTGGAACAAGGCAAGCTGCGCCAGGCCTGGGCCGGCGGCATGACCAACTCGAATGGCCTCGGCTTTAGCCCGGACCAGAAGACTATGTACCACGCCGACACCGCCGCCCACCGCGTCTCGCGCTACGACTACGACATTTCCACCGGCACCGTCAGCAATCAGCAATTGCTGCACCAGTTCTCGGCCGACAAGGAGAACAACTACGGCGGCCGCCCGGACGGCGCGGCGGTCGATAGCGAAGGCAATTACTGGGTGGCGATGTTTGAAGGCGCGCGCATCGCCAAGCTGTCGCCGCAGGGTGATCTGCTGGATGAAATCAAGCTGCCGGTACGCTGCCCAACCATGCCGGCCTTCGGCGGCCCGGACCTGCGCACGCTGTACGTCACCAGCGCCGGCGCCCGTCCAGCAGCCGAGCTGGAACAGTACCCGCTGAGCGGCAAGCTGCTGGCGATCCAGATGGACGTCGCCGGCCGCGTCGAGCCTAGCTACAAGCAGTAA
- a CDS encoding type VI secretion system Vgr family protein produces MTALDTLIPGQALIDQQSRLLKLSTPLGDDILLPQRVVGHDVLGRDYAYTVDCLAVRDDIELKKLIAQPVTLWVQQADQSYLPVHGYAYRMKRLGSDGQFVHCQLAFAPWLHFLKFRKDARIWQDKPADAILSDVFGGHQQAQGNFRFEIKEAALPRSYCTQYETDWHFAQRLMEEEGWYGYHEQKPDGSGHTLVITDSTDQLKPLPQEQIHFHGAGTDDELNKIVHWSAERSLASSQLTTRTYDYKAPNESRQSNTIVQAEHGDLPAQLEVYEYTGAYTYSKQDQGDRQSRLRVEQWESSMKRFSAVSGVRFLPAGSWFTLEDHPAHLIDAAEDRQFVVTAVEWCIENNLPLSNKVKEFPGSLAPQVAAFKATLDRDEVTSVDNEHTGHCFNRLEVQRRKVPFRSPFEHEKPSLHPQTAMVVGPAEEEIYTDHLNRVKVKFRWDRLNPGDERASCWVRVSYPNAGQGWGGLNVPRIGQEVIVTFLDGDADRPVITGRLYNEDQTPQWHTDGKLSGYKSKEYKGSGFNQLVLDDTTQQNRVHLYSTSTHAQLNLGYLVSQTGNKRNGFYGSGFALSTDEFGAIVTHKGLYLSTYGRPGPQGTQLDAAEATAQLKAGAELTKKLSDTAAKAGAEALIGQEALTQFADATQERYDGDGQTDANRFKEPILLAGSPAGIGLATNKGAHVHAGAEVTLSSGQDTNIAVGKSLLASIGEKISLFAYNAGVKLFAAKGKVEIQAQSDDLDLIAEKVVRLLSTTASIDIHAKEEITISAGGSFIKINASGIANGTSGTWTAQASMHTMPGPANQQYVMPHVAKPELQKSDLEFRHLTDWGAPLAGAAYKATLSDGSIRKGILDAAGIARIAGVPAGAGAKIEYDYKPLQASSTVSTEMHDDLHEFLNWTPGAGSQKG; encoded by the coding sequence ATGACCGCTCTGGATACCCTGATTCCCGGCCAGGCTTTGATCGACCAGCAAAGCCGCCTGCTCAAGCTCAGCACGCCGCTGGGCGACGATATTTTGCTGCCGCAACGCGTGGTCGGCCATGACGTGCTGGGCAGGGATTATGCGTACACCGTCGATTGCCTTGCGGTGCGGGACGATATCGAGCTGAAGAAACTCATCGCGCAGCCGGTCACGCTGTGGGTGCAGCAGGCCGACCAGAGCTACCTTCCGGTACACGGCTATGCGTACCGCATGAAACGGCTGGGCAGCGACGGCCAGTTCGTCCACTGCCAGCTGGCGTTTGCGCCGTGGCTGCACTTCCTCAAGTTCCGCAAGGACGCGCGCATCTGGCAGGACAAGCCTGCCGACGCCATTCTCAGCGACGTATTCGGCGGCCACCAGCAGGCGCAAGGTAACTTCCGCTTCGAGATCAAGGAAGCCGCCCTGCCCCGCTCCTACTGCACGCAGTACGAGACCGACTGGCACTTTGCCCAGCGCCTGATGGAAGAGGAAGGCTGGTACGGCTATCACGAGCAGAAGCCGGACGGCTCCGGCCATACGCTGGTGATCACCGATAGCACCGACCAGCTGAAGCCGCTGCCGCAGGAGCAGATCCATTTCCATGGCGCCGGCACCGATGATGAGCTGAACAAGATCGTCCACTGGAGCGCCGAACGCAGCCTGGCGTCCAGCCAGCTGACTACGCGCACTTACGACTACAAGGCACCCAACGAATCGCGACAGAGCAACACCATCGTCCAGGCTGAGCACGGCGACCTGCCGGCCCAGCTGGAGGTGTACGAATATACCGGCGCCTACACTTACTCGAAGCAGGACCAGGGCGACAGGCAATCGCGGCTGCGCGTCGAGCAATGGGAGTCGAGCATGAAGCGGTTTTCGGCCGTTTCCGGCGTACGCTTTTTGCCGGCGGGCAGCTGGTTCACGCTGGAAGACCATCCGGCGCATCTGATCGATGCGGCCGAGGACCGGCAGTTCGTGGTCACCGCCGTCGAGTGGTGCATCGAGAATAATCTGCCGCTGTCGAACAAGGTCAAGGAATTTCCCGGCAGCCTGGCGCCGCAGGTGGCGGCGTTTAAAGCAACGCTAGACCGCGACGAGGTGACTTCGGTCGACAACGAGCACACCGGCCATTGCTTCAACCGGCTGGAAGTCCAGCGCCGCAAGGTGCCGTTCCGCAGCCCGTTCGAGCACGAGAAACCGTCACTGCATCCGCAAACGGCGATGGTGGTCGGCCCGGCCGAGGAAGAGATTTACACCGACCACCTGAACCGCGTCAAAGTCAAATTCCGCTGGGACCGGCTCAATCCTGGCGACGAACGCGCCTCGTGCTGGGTGCGCGTCAGCTATCCGAATGCGGGACAAGGCTGGGGCGGGCTGAACGTGCCGCGCATCGGCCAGGAAGTCATCGTCACCTTCCTTGATGGCGACGCGGACCGTCCGGTGATTACCGGACGCCTGTACAACGAAGACCAGACGCCGCAGTGGCACACGGACGGCAAGCTGTCCGGCTACAAATCCAAGGAATACAAAGGCAGCGGCTTCAACCAACTGGTGCTGGACGACACAACACAGCAGAACCGGGTGCACCTGTACAGTACCAGTACACATGCGCAACTCAACCTGGGCTACCTGGTCAGCCAGACCGGCAACAAGCGCAACGGCTTCTACGGCTCCGGCTTCGCCTTGAGCACCGATGAATTCGGCGCCATCGTCACCCACAAGGGCTTGTACCTCAGCACCTATGGCCGCCCCGGCCCGCAAGGCACGCAGCTGGATGCCGCCGAGGCCACCGCGCAGCTCAAGGCCGGCGCCGAGCTGACCAAGAAGCTGTCGGACACCGCCGCCAAAGCCGGCGCCGAAGCGCTGATCGGGCAGGAGGCGCTGACCCAATTTGCCGACGCCACGCAGGAGCGCTATGACGGCGACGGCCAAACCGACGCCAACCGCTTCAAGGAGCCTATCCTGCTGGCCGGCTCGCCGGCCGGCATCGGCCTGGCCACTAACAAAGGCGCACACGTGCACGCCGGCGCCGAAGTCACGCTGTCGTCCGGGCAGGACACCAATATCGCGGTTGGCAAGAGCCTGCTGGCCAGCATCGGCGAGAAAATCAGCCTGTTTGCCTACAACGCCGGCGTCAAACTGTTTGCCGCCAAGGGCAAGGTGGAAATACAGGCGCAAAGCGATGACCTCGACCTGATCGCCGAAAAAGTGGTGCGGCTGCTGTCCACCACGGCCAGCATCGACATCCACGCGAAAGAAGAAATCACCATCTCGGCCGGCGGCTCCTTCATCAAGATCAACGCCTCCGGCATCGCCAACGGCACCTCCGGCACCTGGACCGCGCAGGCATCGATGCACACCATGCCCGGGCCGGCCAACCAGCAGTACGTGATGCCGCACGTGGCCAAGCCGGAGCTGCAGAAGTCCGACCTGGAATTCCGCCACCTGACCGACTGGGGCGCGCCGCTGGCCGGCGCCGCCTACAAGGCCACGCTGAGCGACGGCAGCATCCGCAAGGGCATCCTCGACGCCGCCGGCATCGCCCGCATCGCCGGCGTGCCGGCCGGCGCCGGCGCCAAGATCGAGTACGACTACAAGCCGCTGCAGGCCAGTTCCACCGTCAGCACCGAAATGCACGACGATCTGCACGAGTTCCTGAACTGGACGCCGGGCGCAGGCAGCCAAAAAGGTTGA
- a CDS encoding PAAR domain-containing protein yields MALPLVRLGDLTSHGGKVITASTTHLAGGIGIARVGDKITCPLPGHGVNMIVEGAPTYLIGGRMVALHGHHCACGCTLISSLVTATHG; encoded by the coding sequence ATGGCACTTCCACTTGTCCGTTTGGGCGACCTGACCTCACATGGCGGAAAGGTCATCACCGCTTCGACCACGCATCTGGCGGGCGGCATCGGCATCGCGCGGGTAGGCGACAAAATCACCTGTCCGCTACCGGGGCATGGCGTGAATATGATCGTCGAGGGGGCGCCGACGTATCTGATTGGCGGCCGCATGGTGGCGTTGCACGGCCATCATTGCGCCTGCGGCTGCACATTAATCTCCAGTCTGGTCACCGCAACGCATGGCTGA